GTCTCCTGCACGCAGTCCTCGGCGAGCGGACGGTCGCGAAGGGCGTTGACGGCGTACCCCAGGAGAGCGCTGCCGTTCTCTGCGAAGGCCCGTCGGACGTCGAAGTCCTCCGCTGGGCGCGGGTCCGAGGTCATCCTCTCCCCCTCGTCCCGTCGTGCGCTGATTCCCACCCCGTCTCCTCACAGGCTAGTGATCGCCGGGCGCCGGGACGGCCTCGCGATCACCAGGTGATACCGCCGGCAGCGTTCATCCGTTCATCGCACGAGGAATTTCCCTCGTCGATGAACGCACGAGCCTTCCGTCTCGTAGACCCCGACAACGGATGCGACCGGCGCGTCCAGATCGGAAGGTTCGAGGAAATGACGAAGAAGACATCCGCCCGCCTGGTGACGATCGGTGCCCTGGCCGGAGTGGCCGCCCTCACCGTCGCGATGCCCGCGCACGCCGAGACCGAGGTCGCGGAGCCGGACACATTCACCAGCGCATTCACGGTCATGGCGACCCCCGATCAGGTCATCAACAACGACGGCGTCGCCGCCCCTGGGCAGGAGGGCGCGACCGGGACGTTCACGTTCCGCATCAATTCCGAGCTGGAGATCATCTGCTACGACATCCGCCTGGAGGGTGTGAGCGGCGACTACCAGAGCCCGGCGAAGACGGCCACGCACATCCACGAGGCAGCGGCGGGTCAGCCCGGGCCGCCGCGGATCGCGTTCCCCAACCCCGAGCCGGTGGGTGACGGACCGCGCACGTCGTCCGGATGCCTGCAGGGACCCTTCACGACGGGCGTCGAGGCCGATGGCGCCGACACCGGCGACGGCTTCTCCCTTGCGGAGATCGAAGCGAACCCCGCCGGATTCACCGGCGACTCGCACACCGTCGATTACGCGGCGGGCGTCGTACGCGGGCAGCTCTCGGCCATCCCCGTCGGCGGAGTGGACACCGGCGCCGGCGGAACCGCCGACACCGGCATCTCACCCCTCGGCATCGGCGGGGCCGCGCTGGCCGTCGCCGGTCTCGGGGTCGGCGCTGCGGTCGTCGTGAACCGCCGCCGGCAGGCCGCCACTCGGTGATCCGACCGCGGTCGGCCGCGCAGCGTCCATTCTGGGGGGAATGGGCGCTGCGCGGCGCGCTCGCGGCCGTGCTTGTGCTGGCGATCGGCAGCGCCGCCGCGTGCGCGACGCAGCGTTCGGCGGACTCACCGCCGCCCGCCTCGCCGGCGGTGAGCCAGGCCGCGCCGACGCCTTCGTCCGAGCCGGAGGCGCAAGCCCTTCCCCCTGCGCGGGTCTCCGTGCCGTCGATCAGTCTCGACGAGCCGCTCATCGACCTCGGCCTGAATACCGACGGCTCGATGCAGGTACCGACCGACTTCGACGAGGTCGGATGGTTCACCGGTGGCGGTCGCCCGGGAGGAACCGGTCCGGTGGTGATCGCCGGGCACGTCGATTCGCCGACCGGGCCCGCCGTGTTCGTGCGTCTTCGCGATGTGCAGGTCGGTGATCTCGTGGAGGTTGTGGACACGGCCGGCACGGCGCACGCGTACGTGGTGACGGAGACGATGGACTATCCGAAGTCCGCTTTCCCGACCGCGGCGGTGTTCGGAGCCGTCGTCACCGACGAACTCCGCCTCATCACATGCGGCGGGGTGTTCGACCAGAACGCCGGATCGTACGTGGACAACAGGGTCGTGTACGCCCGGCGCGTGGTTCCCTGATCATCATCACGCCTTGATTGCGTCCGAGCAGGGTGCGAGTCTGAGGCGATGACCGACGTCGTCCTCTTCCCTTCCGTCCTCGGTGTGCGACCGGGGGTAAGCGATGCAGCCGATCTTCTCCGCGACGCCGGGCACGACGTCGTCATCGTGGACGTGTACGACGGTCGCGTGTTCGATGACTACGACGACGCCGGCAGATACGAGCAGTCGATCGGGTACCCCGCGCTGATGCGCCGAGCGTTGGATGCGACACGCGAGACACCGGACGGCTTCTTCGCCGCGGGGTTCTCGAACGGTGCCGCGTTAGCGGAGTATGTCGCGACCCAGCGTGCGGTGTCGGGCGTGTTGATGCTCTCCGGAGCCATCGATGTGTCGATGCTCGGCGCCGACTCGTGGCCGGTAGGGGTCAACGCGCAGATACATTCCGCGCGGGACGATCCCTTCCGGGATCAAGCGGGCATAGACACGGTCGTCGAACAGATACGCGCAGCGGGCGGCGAAGCCGAGATCTTCGACTACGAAGGCACAGGGCATTTGTTCACCGACGCTTCGCTTCCCCGAGAATACGACGGCCATGCGGCCGAGCTCTTGTGGTCGCGAGCGCTCGCATTCCTCACGTCAAGTACGCACGACCGGTGAGCTCGTCGCGGTCTTGCGCGCGGCTGATGTGCCTACCGTTGAGCATGGGAGATCTCGATGACACGCCCGACTGGATCATTGACCTGAGCCAGCCCCGACGCGAGCCACAGGCGGATCCGCGACTGCCGCTCGTCGCCGAGGTTGTTCGAGGAGCGCAGGCGCAGCTGTCGGCCATTGGGGCGGTCATGGGCTCCGTCGAGGAGGTCATACGAGAGTGCGCCGCTCAGGGCATGACTCGAGATGAGATCGCCGAGCAGTGCGGCCTCAGCGCCGTCACGGTGGACCGAGTGCTCGCGGGGGGAACACTTTTCGTCTTTCCGAAGTCGTGACCTCATTCGACCAATCAGTTGTTGAAGCGGAACTCCACCACGTCGCCGTCCTGCATGACGTAGTCCTTGCCCTCGAGACGCGCCTTGCCCTTTGCGCGGGCTTCGGCGACGGAGCCGAGGGCGACGAGGTCGTCGAAGGAGATCACTTCGGCCTTGATGAAGCCCTTCTCGAAGTCGGTGTGGATGACACCGGCCGCCTGCGGCGCCTTCCAGCCCTTGCCGATCGTCCAGGCACGAGCCTCTTTCGGCCCCGCGGTCAGGTAGGTCTGAAGGCCCAGGGTGGCGAAGCCGATGCGGGCGAGCTGGTCGAGGCCCGACTCGGTCTGACCCGTGGAAACCAGCAGTTCCGCGGCATCCTCGGGGTCGAGATCGATCAGCTCCGACTCGATCTTCGCGTCGAGGAACACCGCCTGCGCAGGAGCCACGAGGGCGGCGAGCTCGGCCTTACGCGCATCGTCGGTGAGGACGGCCTCGTCGACGTTGAAGACGAAGATGAAGGGCTTCGCCGTGAGGAGGCCCAGCTCCCGGATCGGCGACAGGTCGAGGCCCGCGGCCGACAGCAGCACACCCTTCTGCAGGGCGTCCTGAGCGGCGAGGGCGGTCTCGAGCACGACGGGGTCGAGCTTCTTGCCCTTGACCTCCTTCTCGTACCGGCCGATCGCCTTCTCCAGCGTCTGGAGGTCGGCCAGCTGGAGCTCGGCGTTGATCGTCTCCATGTCGCCGGCGGGGTTCACCGCTCCATCGACGTGGACCACGTCGTTGTCGGCGAAACCGCGCACCACCTGCGCGATGGCGTCGGCCTCGCGGATGTTGGCGAGGAACTGGTTGCCCAGCCCCTCCCCCTCGCTCGCGCCGCGGACGATGCCGGCGATGTCGACGAACGACACCGTCGCGGGCACCACGCGCTCACTATGGAAGACCTCGGCGAGGGCGTCAAGACGCGGATCGGGCAGATTCACCACGCCGACGTTCGGCTCGATCGTCGCGAATGGGTAGTTCGCCGCGAGCACCTGATTCTTGGTGAGGGCGTTGAAGAGCGTCGACTTGCCGACGTTGGGAAGACCGACGATTCCGATGGTGAGAGCCACGGGCATCCAGCCTACCGGCGGTGCGCCGCCTTCCCGACGCCGTCACCGATGCACGGCCGCGCGGAAGGCCTCGGTGCGGTAGGGAAGCTCGATGACGCCGTCGTCGGCGAGGTCGTCGAACAGCGCTCCGACCTCGTCGAGGATGCTCCGGCGGGCGGTCTCCTCGGCGGTGATGACGTAGCTGCGCGAGGCGGCCATGTCGAGGAACGCCTCTCGGGTGAGGGGTCGATGCCACTCCCAGACGCGCGTGTCGAAGCGCTCGAAGGGCGGATGCGGCTGGGGACCGCCCTCGGAGATGAGCTGTTCCGCCGAGGACCCGTGCATGATCCCGGTGAGGCGACGCACCCAGGCGACACGCTCGTCGCGGACGTTCCAGACGAGGCCCAGGACGCCGCGCTCCCGCAGAACCCGACCTGCTTCGGCAGCGCCTGCGACGGGATCGACCCAGTGCCATGCCTGACCGGCGACGACGGCGTCGACCGATGCGTCCGGGAGAGGCATCCGCTCGGCTGTTCCGACGAAGGCGGGGGTTCCGGGAACGCGTCGGCGCAGCTCCGCCAGCATGTCGGCATCGGGATCGACCGCGACGACCTCCGCTTCGAGCTCTCGGAAGACCCTCGTGAGCTTGCCCGTTCCCGCGCCCACGTCGGCGACGCGGGGTCGCCGACCGGCGACGACGATCGGCTCGAGGAGCCACGCGACCGCCTCGGCGGGATAGTCGGGGCGTCCGCTTTCGTAGCGGGCGGCCTCGCGCCCGAACGATGTCGACATCTCCTCACGGCGGGCCATGCCCTCAGCCTACGGCGGGGCGATCTTCAGAACCCCGGCGCGCCTCGGACACGGGTTGCCGGACGGCGGCGAGGGTGAAGACGTGCCACTGGACTTCACCGCGATCGACTTCGAAACGGCGAACTCCAGCAGTGCCTCGGCGTGTGCGGTCGGCTTGGCGCGGGTCCGCGGCGGGGAGGTCGTCGCCACAGCCGGTTGGCTCATCCGCCCGCCTGCCGGCCACGACCATTTCTTCGACATCAACATGCGCATCCACGGCATCCGCCCGGAGGACGTCGCCCACGCCCCCAGCTGGTCGCAGCAGCTCGGTGATCTCGCCGGATTCGCCGGCGGCGACGTGCTGGTCGCACACAACGCCGGCTTCGACATGGCCGTGCTGATACGCGCGTGCGAGGCGACCGGCGACGACTGCCCGCCCTACCGGTACGCCTGCAGCCTGCAGGTCGCCCGCAAGGTGTACCAGCTGCCGTCCTACCGACTGCCCTCTGTCGCCGCTGAGGCGGGATTCGCCGATTTCGCCCATCACAACGCCGTGGCCGACGCCCTCGCGTGCGCGCACGTCATGATCGACGCGGCGCGACGCGTCGCCGCCGACGACATCCACGACCTGGCCGCGTGGACCGGTGTCCGGATTTCGCAGATCGCCGTCGGCGACGCACCGGCGGCGCGGCGCCCGGTGGCGTTCGAGGCCGTCGCGTAGCGCGTCGCGCTCGCGATGTCCGACCCCTGCGGCAGGGTGTGGTCATGGACGCCCTCCTTCTCCCCCTGCTCGTGACGGCGAGCCTTCTCGCCGGACTCCTCGCCGGCTGGGCGCTTGCGGCGGTGCGTGCGCAGGCGCGGGCGGTCACCGTGCGTGAGCGATTGGCGGCGGCCGAGGCCTCCGAGGCGGCGTTGAGCGCACAGCTCGCCGAGCAGATGCGGCTGTATCGCGACTTCGTGGCGCAGTCCCGTGCCGAGCAGGCGACGCGCGAGGAACGGGAGCGCCGCGAACAGGCGGTGCTGCGTGCCCTTGCTCCGGTCGCCGAGACGCTGCAGACGATGCAGCATCGCGTCGGCGAGATCGAACGCGAGCGGCAGGAGCAGTTCGGCAGTCTCGCCGAGCAGCTCCGTCGCGCGCAGCAGTCCGACGAGGCGCTGCGCGCCACGACCGAATCGCTCGCGTCAGCCCTTCGGTCGGGCACCACGCGCGGCGTGTGGGGCGAAACCCAGCTGCGTCGGGTCGTCGAAGCGGCGGGGCTCACACGGCACGTCGACTTCGATCTGCAGAGCGCCGTGCGATCGGATGCCGGGGGCGGGCGTCCGGACATGGTGATCCGGCTGCCCGGCGACAAGGCGATCCCGGTGGACGCGAAGGTGCCGCTCGACGCCTACCTCGAGGCGTCCGCCATTCCCGACGGCGCCTCCGGAGAACCGGCGGTGCGCCGCCGCGCGCTGCGCGAGAAGCACGTCAAGGCCGTCCGCGCCCACGTGGATGCGCTGTCGAAGAAGGCCTACTGGGCGGGGCTCGGCTCGAGCCCCGAGTTCGTCATCTGCTTCATGCCGAGCGAATCGCTCCTCGCCGCGGCGCTGGAGGACGATCCTTCCCTCCTCGACTACGCCTTCGGCCGCCGCGTCGCGATCGCGTCGCCGGTCAACCTCTGGGCGGTGTTGAAGACGGTGGCCTACACGTGGACGCAGCAGGATGTGTCGGCCGATGCACGCGTGCTGTTCGACCTGGGAACCCAGCTCTACGACCGTCTCGGCACGCTGGCCGGCCACGCCGACGATCTCCGTCGGGCTCTCGAGCGCACCCTCGACGCCTACAACGGTCTTGTCGGGTCGCTTGAATCCCGCGTCCTCGTGACCGCGCGGAAATTCCCCGGCATCGACGAGACCAAGATCGATGCGCTCCGCGCACCCGCGGCGATCGATTCCGGCCCTCGCAGGTTCACCGCGCCCGAACTGCTGGACGGGCTCGACGCGTCGCCGGTGGCATCAGATGATCGGGCACCCGGCGTGACGGCCGATATCGGCGTGCTCCGGGACCGGCTCGGTCCGGAGCACCGCTGACGAAGTGCGCTCAGGCCCCGCCGGGGACGAAGCTCAGCAGGGTGATGACGGCCACGGAGACTCCGGCGAAGGCGCCGATCATCCACCACGGAGAAAGCTGATGGTCTTCATCCCGGCGCACCCGGAACAACACATCGGGGCGGCGGGCGGGGTCGACGGCGTCAGCGATGACCGCCTGTGCTCCCGTCTGCGGACCCACGGACTGTACCGACATGGAGTAACCCCCTGCTGTGGACGAACGACACGTGACTCCGTTGGCACTGCGATCAATTGTGCCAGAACCGTCCACAGATCCCCGTCACGACTGCGTCACGATCGGCGATTTGCTACAGTTCGCCTTCCGTCGCCTGCCGGTCCGCCCTCGTCGCGTTCACAGCCACTTCGACGTCAGGTGCTCCGATGTGATCCGGCGAAGCGTCCCCGAGGCACCGCGGAGCACGACGCTCTCCGTGTACACGTGGTCCCCTTCGCGGCGCACGCCGTCGACCAGCTGACCGTCGGTGACACCGGTGGCGACGAAGATGGTGTTGCTGCCCTTCACGAGGTCGTCCGCCTCGTAGACGTGGTCGTCCAGAAGCAGTCCGGCGTCGATGCCCTTCTGCTTCTCGTCGTCGTCACGCGGCCACAGCACGCCCTGGATGTGACCGCCGAGGGCCTTGATCGCGCATGCGGTCACGATGCCTTCGGGACTGCCCCCGATCCCCACGCACATGTCCGTGCGGGCGTTGTGACGCGCCGCATTTATCCCGCCGGCGACATCCCCGTCGCTCATCAGACGGGTGCCTGCCCCGGCCTCGCGGATGTCGGCGATCAGCTGCTCATGCCGGGGGCGATTCAGCACCGAAACGACGACCTCGTCGACGGGTTTGCCGAGCGCCTTGGCCAGTCGGCGGATGTTCTCACCGATGGGCAGACGGATGTCGACCACGCCGACGCCGGCGGGGCCGGTGACGAGCTTGTCCATGTAGAACACCGCCGAGGCGTCGAGCATCGATCCGCGGTCGGACACCGCGATCACCGAGAGGGCGTTGTTGCGGCCTGCGGCGGTGAGCGACGTGCCGTCGATCGGATCGACGGCGATGTCGCACTGGGGGCCGCGGCCGTTGCCCACGCGCTCGCCGTTGAACAGCATCGGAGCGTCATCCTTCTCGCCCTCGCCGATCACGATCGTGCCGTCGAAGTTCACGGTGGTCAGGAAGGCGCGCATGGCATCGACGGCGGCACCGTCGGCGGCTTCCTTCATCCCGCGGCCGATGAAGGGCACGGCGCGGATGGCGGCTGCCTCGGTCGCTCTCACCAACTCCAGAGCGAGGTTGCGGTCGGGGTGCAGGGGGCTCATATCGCCGGTGATGCTCACCATGGCCCCAGCCTAGCCAGCGCGCATGGCGCCCGACCGACCTTCGGCCCGACCACGGGCGAAGGAACCCCCGTTCTTTCTCCCTGGGTAAGTCCGCGCCGATGGCCGTTCGCTGCGGCGACGGGCACACGGGCGAGGCCTTCGCTAGAGTTTCGATCGACCCGCGTTGCGCGGAGCCCGCACGACCGTTCCCTCACAGGCCACTCGACGACAGGCCGCTCGACGACAAGGAGTCCTCATGCCCGTTGCCACCCCGGATCAGTACGCCGACATGCTCGACCGCGCGAAGGCCGGCGGGTTCGCGTACCCGGCGATCAACGTGTCGAGCTCGCAGACGATCAACGCCGTGCTCCAGGGACTGACCGAGGCCGGTTCCGACGGGATCATCCAGGTCACCACCGGCGGTGCGGACTACTTCGCCGGTCACACCGTCAAGGCTCGCGCGGCCGGCGCCCTCGCCTTCGCCAAGTTCGCCACCGAGGTCGCCAAGAACTACCCCATCACCGTCGCCCTGCACACCGACCACTGCCCCAAGGAGGCGCTGCCGAACTTCGTGCTGCCGCTCATCGAGGCATCGGAGGAAGAGGTCAGGGCGGGACGGAACCCCATCTTCCAGTCGCACATGTGGGACGGCTCGGCCGTGCCCCTGGATGAGAACATCGACATCGCGAAGGACCTTCTGCCGCGACTGAAGAACATCAACGCGATCCTCGAGATCGAAGTCGGCGTGGTCGGCGGCGAGGAGGACGGTGTCGCGCACGAGGGATCCAACGACGCGCTGTACACGACCGTCGGCGATGTGACCAGGGCCGTCGAGGCACTGGGGCTCGGTGAGAACGGCCGGTACATCTCCGCGCTCACCTTCGGCAACGTCCACGGTGTGTACAAGCCGGGCAATGTCAAGCTGCGCCCCGAGCTTCTCGGTGAGATCCAGGAGGGCATCGCCTCGCGCTTCGGCACCGGCCCGAAGCCTCTCGACCTGGTCTTCCACGGCGGCAGCGGGTCCAGCGACGAGGAGATCGCCCTGGCTGTGGCCAACGGCGTGGTGAAGATGAACATCGACACCGACACGCAGTACGCGTTCACCCGTTCGGTCGCGGGCTACATGCTCTCCAACTACGACGGCGTCCTCAAGGTCGACGGCGAAGTCGGCAACAAGAAGCAGTACGACCCGCGCGCCTGGGGCAAGATCGCCGAGTCGGCGATGGCCGCGCGTGTCGTCGAGGCGACGCACCAGCTGGGCTCGGCCGGGAAGTCGCTCGGCGTCTGAGGGCGCCTCTCGCCCGACTTCTCAGACGGCGCGGTAGATCTCGAGCACGGTGGGCGCCCCCTCGGGGCGTTCCACCACCTCGACGAGGTCTCCCGCGCTGACCGAGCCGGTCTTGCGAACGCGCAGGTAAGCACCCAGCCGGCCCTCGTCGGAGAAGCGCTTGACCCAGCCTCGCGCCTGGCTGCCCCCGACCCAGCGAGCGAAGGTGGCGCACGGCGTGCGGGGCATCGTCACCTCGAGCTCCAGCCGATCCCCGAGGCGCCAGACCTCACCCACGCGAGCGGCGTTGACGTCGATTCCGTCCACCCGGAGGTTCTCGCCGAACCATCCCGGCGGAAGATCGCGTCCGAGCTGGCGCGCCCAGAAGTCGGCGTCCTCCTGCGCGTACGCGTAGAGCGCCTTGTCCAGTCCGCCGTGGTGCCTGCGATTGGCCTGGACATCGCCGCGCACGCCGTAGCGGCCGACGGCCGCCGCGCCCTCGACCGGGCGTTTGTCGATGGCGGTCACGCCGTTGCTTCCGGCGTCGGGACGAAGCTGGTGGACCGCGCAGACGGCGAGGAGGCGAGGCATCCGATCAGCCTAGAGCGCCGAGCCGGGTTCAGCGCAGCGGCGTCCAGCCGAAGGGCACGGGACCATCGACGTCCGCCCGCCGGAGATCGGCGTCGGCCGACCATCCCTGGGCCTCACCATCGGCGTCGAACCCCCCGCGGGCGATGCGGAACCCGACATCGTCGTGCGACGACCTCGGTGGTCCCCCACGGCGGGTGGAGGCTCGCACACTCCACGCGTCGTCCGCGTATCCCCCACCTCGGAAGACGCGATAGTCGGCGTAGCGGGCCGGGTCCAGATAGTCCCAGCACCACTCCCAGACATTGCCGAGCGTGTCGAACAGCCCGAAGAGATTCGGATGCTTTCCGCCGACCGCCTGAGGACTCTCGACGCCGTCGGCGCTCGTCCAGGCGACATCGGCGAGCGGTCCGTAGTGGGGGCCGCTCGAGCCTGCTCGGCAGGCGAACTCCCACTCCGCCTCCGTAGGCAGTCGGTACCCATCGGCGTCGACGTGCCACGTGACCTCTTCACCGTCGTAGGTGTAGGCCGGATCCAGACCCTCCCACTCCGATGCCGCGTTGCAGAAGCGGATGGCGCGGAGCCAGCTGACCTCGGTCGCGGGCCGACGGGAATGACGCCCGCCTTCGAGCATCTGGGCCACCTGCTCCTCGGTGACGGGGTAGACGCCGATCTCGAACGCCGACAGCTCGACGCTCCGGCGTGCCTTCCGGCGCGCATCGTGCAGAACCACCGTCCCCGCGGGGATGGCGGCGAGGGCGAACTCGCTCACCGGGACAGCAGCGCCCCCATGAGCGCAGGATCGTTCAGGAGCGGCACCATCAGGAGGGCACCCGAGATGAGGTTGAACACCACGCCTCCCACGATCGGCACCCAGAACGTGATCTTCCCCCGCTGGAGCATGATCCACGACACCGCGGCGGTCAGCAGAAGACCCACGCCGAGCACCAGGGATGCCGCGACACCCCACGCGCGGCCGTCGAACGTCGGATCAGGGGCCTCGGTCACGCCCAGGAACTCGAAGAGCGTCTGGACGTAGCCGTTGTAGTCCACCAGACCGGGGATGGCCGTCGCGACGGAGAAGACGGCGTAGATCAAAAGGGCGATGGTGAGGACGCGGTCGAAGAAGCGGCGTCGCGAGGCGATGAGGTCGGGCCCGGCCTCCTTGGCCGGCGTCGACGTCGGTGTCGGCGTCGGCTCACGTGATGCCGCGGCCGCCGGTGCCGCTCCCGCCTCCAACGCGACGGTGACGTCAGGCTGCTGGATCCTCGCCCGCTGCTCTTCGGGAGTGGCGTACTCGCCGTACTGCGGCCGCGGCCGAGGATCGGACCCGTCGGTCACGCGCGACCCCGGCCACCCAGGGCGCGCTCGTCGCGACGACCCGCAGGGTCGATTCGCAGCTCCTTGGGGAGGGAGAACATCAGGTCCTCCTCGGCAGTACGCACCTCTTCGACGTCGCGGTACCCGGCCCCCGAGAGCTCGGCGAGCACCTCCTGGACGAGGACCTCGGGGACGGAGGCCCCGCTGGTCACACCCACGGTCTGCACGCCGTCCAGCCACTCCTGCTTCACCTCGTCGACGTAGTCGACCCGGTAGGCCGCCTTCGCGCCGTATTCGAGGGCGACCTCGACGAGGCGGACGCTGTTGGACGAATTCGCCGAGCCGACCACGATCACCAGGTCGGCGTCCTTGGCGACCTTCTTGATGGCGACCTGGCGGTTCTGCGTGGCGTAGCAGATGTCGTCCGACGGCGGGTCCTGCAGCTGCGGGAAGCGCGTGCGGAGGCGCCGGACGGTCTCCATCGTCTCGTCGACCGAGAGCGTCGTCTGCGAAAGCCACACGACCTTCGAAGGGTCCCTCACTTCGACCAGATCCGCTTCATCGGGGGAATTCACCACGGTCACGTGGTCGGGGGCCTCTCCGGCCGTGCCCTCGACCTCTTCGTGACCCTCGTGGCCGACGAGGAGGATCTCGAAGTCGTCGCGGGCGAACCGCACGGCCTCGCGGTGCACCTTCGTCACCAGCGGGCACGTCGCGTCGATGGCCTGCAACCCACGGTCGGCGGCGGCGGACACCACGGCCGGCGACACGCCATGGGCGCTGAAGACCACGTGGGCACCCTCGGGGACCTCGTCGACCTCCTCGACGAAGATCGCGCCCTTCTGCTCCAGTTCGGTCACGACGTGGATGTTGTGCACGATCTGCTTGCGCACGTACACCGGCGCCCCATAACGCTCGAGCGCCTTCTCGACCGCGATCACCGCCCGGTCGACGCCGGCGCAGTAGCCGCGCGGAGCGGCGAGGAGCACCTTCTTGGGTCCGGACACCGGGATATCCTGGAGCCGCCCGCGGCGCCCCGGTATGCGGGGAACGGGAAGGCTCACGGTCGGAGTGCTCATCCCCTCGATTCTACGGGGCAACCGGCCCTGACGACCCCGATCGACCGATGGAGTCCCCATGACGACTTTCCAGCCCGCCGCGGTCCCCGGCGAGGCGCCGCCCCCCGACTCGGTCCACCCCCGCGATTCCCGGTCGGAGACTCCGACCTCGGTGTCCCGGCTGAACGAGACGATCCGGGGGTTCATCGAGCGCTGGGGATCGGTGTGGGTCGAGGGCGAGGTCACCTCGTGGAACGTGCGCGGGGGCAACGTCTTCGGTCGAATGAAAGACCTTGCGACCGACTCGACGGTGTCCTTCCGCGTCTGGTCCTCGACGCTGCAGCGCCTTCCCCGCGATCTCAAGGTCGGCGATCACGTCGTCGCCTGCGTCAAGGCGGACTACTTCGTCCGCACGGGCGATTTCACCTTCGCGGTCTCGGCCATGCGACACGTGGGCCTGGGCGATCAGCTGGAGAGACTCGAGAGGCTGCGCCAGAAACTGCGCGCTGAAGGACTGTTCGATCCCTCGCGGAAGAAGTCGCTGCCGTTCCTGCCGCGCACCATCGGCCTGATCACCGGTGAGCGATCCGACGCTGAGAAGGACGTCCACCGCAATGCGGAGCTGCGCTGGCCGCAGGTGGTCTTCCGCACGGCCTATGCCGCCGTGCAGGGCGATCGCTGCGTGCCCGAGACGATCGGAGCCCTGAAGGCGCTGGACGCCGACCCCGAGGTCGACGTCATCATCATCGCCCGCGGTGGGGGCGATCCCCAGACGTTGCTGGGCTTCAGCGACGAGCGCCTGCTCCGGGCCGTCGCCGAGGCGCGGACCCCGGTGGTCAGCGCCATCGGCCACGAGAACGATCACCCGCTCCTCGACGACGTCGCCGACGTGCGCGCCTCCACCCCCACCGATGCCGCCAAGCGTGTGGTGCCGGATGTCGCGGAGCAGCGGGCGCTCATCGGCCAGCTGAGATCGCGGATGACCTCGCGCCTGACCCAGCGCGTGTCGCACGACATCGCCCAGCTGGAGCAGCTGCGCTCACGCCCGGTGCTGAGGGCGCCCGATCAGCTTGTGGATGCCAGAGCACAGCAGGTCTGGCTGGCCACCGCGCGCGGTCGTGACGTCGTCGATCGGG
The Microbacterium sp. SLBN-154 DNA segment above includes these coding regions:
- a CDS encoding CHRD domain-containing protein, producing MTKKTSARLVTIGALAGVAALTVAMPAHAETEVAEPDTFTSAFTVMATPDQVINNDGVAAPGQEGATGTFTFRINSELEIICYDIRLEGVSGDYQSPAKTATHIHEAAAGQPGPPRIAFPNPEPVGDGPRTSSGCLQGPFTTGVEADGADTGDGFSLAEIEANPAGFTGDSHTVDYAAGVVRGQLSAIPVGGVDTGAGGTADTGISPLGIGGAALAVAGLGVGAAVVVNRRRQAATR
- a CDS encoding dienelactone hydrolase family protein; its protein translation is MTDVVLFPSVLGVRPGVSDAADLLRDAGHDVVIVDVYDGRVFDDYDDAGRYEQSIGYPALMRRALDATRETPDGFFAAGFSNGAALAEYVATQRAVSGVLMLSGAIDVSMLGADSWPVGVNAQIHSARDDPFRDQAGIDTVVEQIRAAGGEAEIFDYEGTGHLFTDASLPREYDGHAAELLWSRALAFLTSSTHDR
- a CDS encoding DNA recombination protein RmuC, with protein sequence MDALLLPLLVTASLLAGLLAGWALAAVRAQARAVTVRERLAAAEASEAALSAQLAEQMRLYRDFVAQSRAEQATREERERREQAVLRALAPVAETLQTMQHRVGEIERERQEQFGSLAEQLRRAQQSDEALRATTESLASALRSGTTRGVWGETQLRRVVEAAGLTRHVDFDLQSAVRSDAGGGRPDMVIRLPGDKAIPVDAKVPLDAYLEASAIPDGASGEPAVRRRALREKHVKAVRAHVDALSKKAYWAGLGSSPEFVICFMPSESLLAAALEDDPSLLDYAFGRRVAIASPVNLWAVLKTVAYTWTQQDVSADARVLFDLGTQLYDRLGTLAGHADDLRRALERTLDAYNGLVGSLESRVLVTARKFPGIDETKIDALRAPAAIDSGPRRFTAPELLDGLDASPVASDDRAPGVTADIGVLRDRLGPEHR
- a CDS encoding class F sortase; the protein is MIRPRSAAQRPFWGEWALRGALAAVLVLAIGSAAACATQRSADSPPPASPAVSQAAPTPSSEPEAQALPPARVSVPSISLDEPLIDLGLNTDGSMQVPTDFDEVGWFTGGGRPGGTGPVVIAGHVDSPTGPAVFVRLRDVQVGDLVEVVDTAGTAHAYVVTETMDYPKSAFPTAAVFGAVVTDELRLITCGGVFDQNAGSYVDNRVVYARRVVP
- a CDS encoding exonuclease domain-containing protein translates to MPLDFTAIDFETANSSSASACAVGLARVRGGEVVATAGWLIRPPAGHDHFFDINMRIHGIRPEDVAHAPSWSQQLGDLAGFAGGDVLVAHNAGFDMAVLIRACEATGDDCPPYRYACSLQVARKVYQLPSYRLPSVAAEAGFADFAHHNAVADALACAHVMIDAARRVAADDIHDLAAWTGVRISQIAVGDAPAARRPVAFEAVA
- a CDS encoding methyltransferase domain-containing protein; the encoded protein is MARREEMSTSFGREAARYESGRPDYPAEAVAWLLEPIVVAGRRPRVADVGAGTGKLTRVFRELEAEVVAVDPDADMLAELRRRVPGTPAFVGTAERMPLPDASVDAVVAGQAWHWVDPVAGAAEAGRVLRERGVLGLVWNVRDERVAWVRRLTGIMHGSSAEQLISEGGPQPHPPFERFDTRVWEWHRPLTREAFLDMAASRSYVITAEETARRSILDEVGALFDDLADDGVIELPYRTEAFRAAVHR
- the ychF gene encoding redox-regulated ATPase YchF; this encodes MALTIGIVGLPNVGKSTLFNALTKNQVLAANYPFATIEPNVGVVNLPDPRLDALAEVFHSERVVPATVSFVDIAGIVRGASEGEGLGNQFLANIREADAIAQVVRGFADNDVVHVDGAVNPAGDMETINAELQLADLQTLEKAIGRYEKEVKGKKLDPVVLETALAAQDALQKGVLLSAAGLDLSPIRELGLLTAKPFIFVFNVDEAVLTDDARKAELAALVAPAQAVFLDAKIESELIDLDPEDAAELLVSTGQTESGLDQLARIGFATLGLQTYLTAGPKEARAWTIGKGWKAPQAAGVIHTDFEKGFIKAEVISFDDLVALGSVAEARAKGKARLEGKDYVMQDGDVVEFRFNN
- a CDS encoding UDP-N-acetylmuramyl pentapeptide phosphotransferase encodes the protein MSVQSVGPQTGAQAVIADAVDPARRPDVLFRVRRDEDHQLSPWWMIGAFAGVSVAVITLLSFVPGGA